Proteins from a genomic interval of Sphingobacterium sp. SYP-B4668:
- a CDS encoding ExbD/TolR family protein, whose protein sequence is MAELNQDSGKKGKGGKVRSKKSGGKVDLTAMVDLAFLLITFFMLTTSLNKPQAMDVAMPDKNKMDASDNLEIADNRSITLLLGSDNKILWYYGQLKSPITPPTAIDYSTEGLRKVITEMKAKVPAAAGGKDLIVVIRPSEKSVQRNLVDVLDEMKIVDIKRYMISKITPEEIDLLKRENLYND, encoded by the coding sequence ATGGCAGAATTAAATCAAGACTCCGGTAAAAAGGGGAAAGGTGGCAAAGTAAGAAGTAAGAAATCCGGTGGTAAGGTCGATTTGACCGCCATGGTAGATCTTGCGTTTTTATTGATTACCTTCTTCATGTTGACCACGTCTTTAAACAAGCCTCAAGCGATGGACGTTGCGATGCCTGATAAGAATAAGATGGATGCTTCCGACAATTTAGAGATTGCGGATAATCGTTCTATTACCTTACTATTGGGTTCAGATAATAAGATTTTATGGTATTACGGACAATTAAAAAGTCCGATAACACCTCCGACAGCTATAGATTATAGCACAGAGGGATTGCGTAAAGTCATTACTGAAATGAAAGCAAAAGTTCCGGCTGCCGCTGGAGGAAAGGATTTGATCGTAGTAATCAGACCAAGTGAGAAATCTGTACAACGTAATCTAGTCGATGTATTGGACGAGATGAAAATTGTAGATATCAAACGCTATATGATTTCTAAAATCACTCCAGAGGAAATAGATTTGTTAAAGCGTGAGAATTTGTATAACGATTAG